From Podospora bellae-mahoneyi strain CBS 112042 chromosome 5, whole genome shotgun sequence:
CTGCCGTTGAACCTACCGCCATATCAGTTCGAAAAGGTCCGACATTGGCTGGACTTCAACTTTGTCGTAGAACAGCCCAAGCCAGTGCAGGCGCAAGAACAGATCACCGAGACAGCGCCAGTGGTCGAGCCTGAGCCAGTCTTGATCACCTTCTCGGGATTTGACGTCACTCACGCCACGCAACGTCGCGCCGTCTTCACCATCGATCCACGCAGTCAGGAATGGCGGACGCTCGTTAGTGGACATGCCGTCCTCCAGCAACCGTTATGTCCAGCTCCGTTGTATGTCGAGCTTGTCTTGCAGGCTGCCAAGATGACTGCTGAAGCAGAAGGGATATCGGCGCTTACGTTTGGGCAGCTGGAGGGCCTTGAGATAACATCTTCGTTGGGCACGAGTGATGATAGAATTATCAAGCTTGTCTTGGCCCCTTCGGACGGAGAAAGGTTCAGATGGGACTTTTCGTTCCACTCACAGCCACGGGGCGTCAACACTTACGCAAAGCCAGCCACTCATGCCGTGGGCAGTGTCaaagtcatcaccacccaagacGACAGCACAACGTCTGAACTAGATCGAATCTCAAGGCTCATCAGGCACCGCGACTTTGATGAGGTAACCACTCGGGTTGACGGCGAGGCTGTTCAGGGTTCACTGGTCTACAAGGTTTTCTCCAGAGTTGTGCAGTATCATGACTTTTACAAGGGTGTGCGTCAAGTTGCCGGCCACAATGGAGCGGTGGTGGCTCAGGTCGTGCTGCCAGCGGAGCAACCTCCTGTCACACAAGGGCTTCTGTCGAACCCAGTCGCAGTCGACAACTTCCTTCAAGTCCCGGGGCTCTACGCCAACTGTCTTGGCCCATGTCCAGCGGATGAGGTATTTGTTTGCACCCAGGTGGACCGACTCTATCTCTCGCGAGACTTTGAGGGTACAGCCAACAAGACTTGGAAGGTTTGCGCCACATCTACGGCAACATCCGACAGGGAGAGCGTCAATGATGTGTTGGTGTTTGAGCAGGAGTCAGGCAAGCTTGTTTTTGTCGCCTTTGGGGCGCATTTCAGCCGAGTTCGCATCACGTCGCTGTCAAAAGCGCTTTCGCGGGCAAATCAAGGACAGACCACGGCTTCTGTCGGTACCAATGGCATCACCAACGGCATCACTCGGCCCGCTTCTCCACCTAGGAATAGACAAGACCCTGTCAGTCCACATGACACTCTCCAACAACATCCAGTTGTTGCCACTCCTGCCCCGCCGAAGCGTCCTGCTGGCCCAGGCATCGAGCAGGAGTTGCGGGAGCTGCTCACCAAGGTCACCGATGTGCCAGCCGATCAGTTCAAGGGAGATGTTACACTTGCCGATCTTGGTATTGACTCGCTGGTAACCACAGAGATAGTGTCCGAGGTGGACCAGGTCTTTGGTATCTCTATCCCTCAAGACCAACTGCAAGATCTCCAAACCTTCGCCTCCCTGTCCGCATATCTCGCTGGCCGTCTGGGTCGGGAACTGCAAGACACCCCCACAGTCGTTCAAACCACGGCTTCCAGCGAGCAGCGCCAGACACAGCCAAGTGCTTCGTCCTTGGAGGCGGCTCCCACAGCCCCCGAGCGTGGGAGGCCAAGGGACTCTGAGAATTTGCTTCCAAAGCTCGCCAGCCTTTTAGCCAGCCATCTTGAGTGCTCTCCCGCTGACTTTGAACGGTCCACGAACCTGGCAGATCGCGGGCTTGATTCTCTGCTCTGCATCGAACTCATGAGCGACATTGAAAAAACATTCGGTGTGTCAGTCGACCTGGCACAGCTCACATCCGAGAGCACCTTTGGAGACCTCGCCGGCATGTTCGTCAAGGCCACTGGCCGTGATGTGTCCCCATCAGATACAACAAactcaaccatcaccacaacaccgacaccaccaacacctaGCTTTGAGCCAAGAATCATTCCCCATGATCCCTCAGTCAAAATCCCACCACGCCCAGTTCCCACAAACACAGACCGCAGGTTTCAGGCCGCTCCCGATGCGTTTGAATCCATCAAGGACCAGTTCAGTGACCTCGCCGACGCATACCATCTGACCGACTTTTACAAAAACGTCTACCCCAAGAACGCACGTCTCGTCCTTGCTTACACAGTCGAAGCATTCGCGGATCTTGGTATTGATCTCAGCAGTTTGCCCACTGGTGAGGACATTCCACCCCTGCCCAGCCTTCCCAGACATCACCACCTGCGAGATGTCCTTTATGAAGTCCTACGGGACGGAAAAATCGCGGATTACAACGGCAAGACCTACGTCCGCTCCGACGAGCCCATCGACAAAGTCCGCTCAAGCCAGCTGTTCAACGAACTTGTCCAGGAGTTTCCTCAACACGCCAAGGAGCACATGCTGCTGAACCTCTGCGGCGCAGAGTTGGGGAAGCTGATTACCGGAGCCAAAGAGCCACTCACTGTTCTTTTCGGATCCAAGAAGAACCGCGATATCCTGGAGGACGTCTACAGTACCAGTCCCATGTACGTCATCATGTCACAGCTGCTCACGCGCTTTCTTGAAAAGGCTCTGAGCGGCGCCTCACCCGGCCCAGATGGTGTATTCCGAATCATTGAGCTCGGCGCTGGAACAGGATCAACCACCAAATGGGTTGTCGACCGGCTTGTGCGGTGTGGCATCCCAGTCGAGTACACTTTCACCGATATCTCGCCCTCGCTCGTCTCTGAAGGGAAGCGCAAGTTTGGAAAGTACAACTGCATGAGATacgccaccatcaacatcgaaAAGGAGCCCCCAACTCAGTACCACGGCCAGTTCGACATtgtcctctccaccaactgCATCCACGCCACCTCCAACCTGCGCCGCTCTCTCACCCACATCGACAAGCTTCTCCGACCCCACGGCTTCGTCTCGCTTGTCGAGTTCACAAGCCGCATGTTCTGGTTCGACCTGGTGTTTGGCCTCCTCGAAGGCTGGTGGCTCTTCGACGACGGCAGACCCTATGTCCTCGCCAGCCCCGAGTTCTGGGAAAAGTCCATGCGCTCAAGCGGCTTCCAACACGTTTCCTGGACAGGCGGCACAACCAAAGAGTCCGAGATCGTCCGCGTCATCACCGGCTTCAAGCAACCAGTCGACAACCCCGCCCTCTACCGCAGCACGCCACAAGAAACCACCGGCGAAGTCGAAACCCTCGTCTTCACCCACGTGACAGACAagaacctccccctccgcgcAGACATctaccacccaaccccacaACAAGCCGCCGCCCAAAAAGACTGGACTGTAGGTGCGCCACtctcaaacccaccaccaccacccctcccaccacctcactAACATCCCCCCCTATCCAGCCCTGATAATCCACGGCGGCGGCCACGTAATGCTCTCCCGTAAAGACATCCGGCCCCGtcaaatccaccaccttctctcCCACGGCCTTCTCCCAATCTCAGTCGACTACCGCCTCTGCCCCGAaacaaccctcctcaccggccccctccccgacaTCCTCACCGCCCACACCTGGGCCCgtacctccctccccaccctcaaactcctcaaatcctccaTAACCATCAACCCAATCCACACAGCAGCAATAGGCTACTCAACCGGCGGCCTCCTAGCCATGTCCCTGTCCTggacctccccccaccccccctccgcaaTCCTCTCATTCTACTCCCCAACAAACTACCAATCCCCCTTCTGGCAAACCCCCAAcatcccctcccactcccatccatacaccaccacccccttcaacctcctcgactGCGTCCAACCAAACCCAATAACCTCCTACAACATCCCACCCAATCTCCTAGCAGCAGGAGGGTGGATGACCCCCTCCGACGCGCGCAGCCGTCTAATTCTTCACATGAACTGGCATGCCCAAACCCTGCCCGTCTTATTCCGCGGTCTACCCCCCGCCGGAACCCCCCACCCAGAGAGCTACACCTCCATGCCGCAGCCAGCAGAAGAGGAAATAATCAAAGCGAGCCCCTACGCGCAGGTTATAAGGGGTAACTACAAGTCCCCTACGCATATCGTTTTCGGGACAAAGGACGATCTGATACCCTGGCAGCAGGCCGAGGAGACGGTCAAGGCAATGAGGGAGCACGGGGTCGATGTGGGCTTCacgctgggggagggggagccgCACTTGTTTGACATGTACAGAGACCCGGATGGCAAGAGGTGGGGGTACGTGCTGGAGGGGTACAGGTTTCTGTTAGAAcgggttgggaggttgtgaggaatgggagggagggagggagggagggagtagGCACCTCTCCAGAACCAGAGGCGTTTGATAAAACCTTTTCGAAGGCATGTAAACTTGGTGGAACGATGCAAGATATAGGCCAACTTCCTGTCCGATTCACATTCGTTAAAACAAAGTGCAACGCTGGCTGATGCTTTTCCAACAACGAACACCATCAAATCATGCTCACAAATCCGCCACCCTGGAGGAATCGTATTTGTTGCTCCTTCAAATCAGCCCAATTCCTCAACTCCtgctcttcatcttcca
This genomic window contains:
- a CDS encoding Type I Iterative PKS (SMCOG1093:Beta-ketoacyl synthase; EggNog:ENOG503NYYT; COG:H; antiSMASH:Cluster_11), with protein sequence MAATSAYSATNDIEDAPANAIAVIGMGCKFPGAESVEEYWKLLDSGLSMVTEAPTGRFPTRDHRRSTEKSVFLGNFLSDIEHFDNRFFKKSSREAASMDPQQRLLLEVAYQALQSSGYFGPREKDTEVGCFVGVCASDYNDNVASHPPNAFSTLGTLRAFLTGKISHFFGFSGPSVTFDTACSSSAVAIDAACKAIIHGDCTSAIAGGVSIFTSPHFYQNLAAASFLSQTGATKSFDAGADGYCRGEGVGLVVLKSLPKALADGDTILGTILSTSVKQSSNVVPITVPYSPSQAALYHRVLKMAGVSPDDVSYLEAHGTGTPIGDPQEFQGIKEVFQSQTRTGPLYFASVKGNIGHTEGASGVAGLIKVLLMMQKRAIVRQASYSQLNPKIQLDTSQFRIPTETVPWKSDVLIACVNNYGAAGSIAAMVVKEATGPRPGTGNKSSAALSKHPLLVSANSAKSLGENCAKLRQYLSSFNASSSANVLADMAYNLSDHQDRSLPNMFITAVSSMSELDDQLRIAASTPDSQLCRLNPSPKPVVLIFGGQTSRFIGLSKSVYTGSALLRKYLDQCDKVLKGLGHGGIYPAIFDSTPIDDVVQLQTMQFALHYACAQSWIACGLKVDCVVGHSFGQLVALTVAGVFSLQDGLKLVHGRAVLMRDKWGSERGTMIALDADHGNTMGLISSVRKTMPYSGLEVACYNGPRSHVLVGSSTEVEAVIEVIKKSTAVKYKVLNVTHGFHSRFCDPIIPGLEALAASLTYNTPKIRIETTSDRETWAAATPKLIADHTRTPVYFEDAIKRIEARYGSCTWVEAGSNSSVTSIARRSLSDAESRDHLFCPVNLSREDALGALADTVTNLWKNGNQVQFWPFHRIHQADYLPLNLPPYQFEKVRHWLDFNFVVEQPKPVQAQEQITETAPVVEPEPVLITFSGFDVTHATQRRAVFTIDPRSQEWRTLVSGHAVLQQPLCPAPLYVELVLQAAKMTAEAEGISALTFGQLEGLEITSSLGTSDDRIIKLVLAPSDGERFRWDFSFHSQPRGVNTYAKPATHAVGSVKVITTQDDSTTSELDRISRLIRHRDFDEVTTRVDGEAVQGSLVYKVFSRVVQYHDFYKGVRQVAGHNGAVVAQVVLPAEQPPVTQGLLSNPVAVDNFLQVPGLYANCLGPCPADEVFVCTQVDRLYLSRDFEGTANKTWKVCATSTATSDRESVNDVLVFEQESGKLVFVAFGAHFSRVRITSLSKALSRANQGQTTASVGTNGITNGITRPASPPRNRQDPVSPHDTLQQHPVVATPAPPKRPAGPGIEQELRELLTKVTDVPADQFKGDVTLADLGIDSLVTTEIVSEVDQVFGISIPQDQLQDLQTFASLSAYLAGRLGRELQDTPTVVQTTASSEQRQTQPSASSLEAAPTAPERGRPRDSENLLPKLASLLASHLECSPADFERSTNLADRGLDSLLCIELMSDIEKTFGVSVDLAQLTSESTFGDLAGMFVKATGRDVSPSDTTNSTITTTPTPPTPSFEPRIIPHDPSVKIPPRPVPTNTDRRFQAAPDAFESIKDQFSDLADAYHLTDFYKNVYPKNARLVLAYTVEAFADLGIDLSSLPTGEDIPPLPSLPRHHHLRDVLYEVLRDGKIADYNGKTYVRSDEPIDKVRSSQLFNELVQEFPQHAKEHMLLNLCGAELGKLITGAKEPLTVLFGSKKNRDILEDVYSTSPMYVIMSQLLTRFLEKALSGASPGPDGVFRIIELGAGTGSTTKWVVDRLVRCGIPVEYTFTDISPSLVSEGKRKFGKYNCMRYATINIEKEPPTQYHGQFDIVLSTNCIHATSNLRRSLTHIDKLLRPHGFVSLVEFTSRMFWFDLVFGLLEGWWLFDDGRPYVLASPEFWEKSMRSSGFQHVSWTGGTTKESEIVRVITGFKQPVDNPALYRSTPQETTGEVETLVFTHVTDKNLPLRADIYHPTPQQAAAQKDWTVALIIHGGGHVMLSRKDIRPRQIHHLLSHGLLPISVDYRLCPETTLLTGPLPDILTAHTWARTSLPTLKLLKSSITINPIHTAAIGYSTGGLLAMSLSWTSPHPPSAILSFYSPTNYQSPFWQTPNIPSHSHPYTTTPFNLLDCVQPNPITSYNIPPNLLAAGGWMTPSDARSRLILHMNWHAQTLPVLFRGLPPAGTPHPESYTSMPQPAEEEIIKASPYAQVIRGNYKSPTHIVFGTKDDLIPWQQAEETVKAMREHGVDVGFTLGEGEPHLFDMYRDPDGKRWGYVLEGYRFLLERVGRL